The Providencia sp. PROV188 genome includes a region encoding these proteins:
- a CDS encoding copper resistance protein NlpE N-terminal domain-containing protein, with amino-acid sequence MKKVLLLALISAGAVALSGCQSSVNEANFAPVDHVYSGVLPCADCSGIEATLLVNPDGSYVEQLLYLETREGNQMFHETGNWSSTENVLTLTNSKAERTYFAQSPDNQSITLLDLEGKAIESSMNHTLKQVTPSKKRGEYRYMADAAVFTECGSGRKYATSGIELEKAYSDTDVDGGTPVYLEVDGFYSIRPSMEDGQFDSAFIPTGNIQFDKTRSCK; translated from the coding sequence ATGAAGAAAGTACTTTTATTAGCTCTTATTTCAGCGGGTGCTGTGGCATTATCCGGCTGTCAAAGTAGTGTCAATGAAGCAAATTTTGCGCCTGTAGACCATGTTTATAGTGGTGTACTTCCTTGTGCGGATTGTTCGGGAATTGAAGCAACACTATTAGTTAATCCAGATGGTAGCTATGTTGAGCAACTGCTTTATTTAGAAACCCGTGAAGGGAACCAAATGTTCCATGAAACAGGTAACTGGTCTAGCACGGAAAATGTATTAACATTAACTAACTCAAAAGCAGAACGTACATACTTTGCACAATCTCCTGATAACCAGTCAATCACACTGCTAGATTTAGAAGGCAAGGCGATTGAGAGCTCAATGAACCATACCTTAAAACAGGTCACTCCAAGTAAAAAGCGTGGCGAATATCGTTATATGGCGGATGCCGCTGTATTTACTGAATGTGGTTCTGGGCGTAAATATGCAACGTCAGGTATTGAGCTAGAGAAAGCCTATAGTGATACCGATGTGGATGGCGGTACGCCAGTGTATTTAGAAGTGGATGGTTTCTATTCAATTCGCCCATCAATGGAAGACGGTCAATTTGATTCTGCATTTATTCCTACAGGGAATATTCAGTTTGATAAAACCCGCTCCTGCAAATAA
- the rof gene encoding Rho-binding antiterminator, translating into MSTDNEYQPINCDDYEYLEIACQRQLKLQIKLNDGENIEGQASDLLLRKKIEYLVLITQEGTKELRLDIISSFSHPEIGTIVVDHSH; encoded by the coding sequence ATGTCTACAGATAATGAATATCAACCAATCAATTGTGATGATTACGAATATCTAGAAATCGCATGCCAGCGTCAATTAAAGCTGCAAATTAAGCTTAATGACGGCGAGAATATTGAAGGGCAAGCCAGTGATTTGCTCCTACGAAAAAAAATTGAGTACCTCGTCCTGATCACACAGGAAGGCACTAAGGAGCTAAGACTGGATATTATCTCATCCTTCAGTCATCCTGAAATCGGCACTATCGTTGTCGACCACTCCCACTAA
- the tilS gene encoding tRNA lysidine(34) synthetase TilS has translation MAEKSAIIVEHVYSKIKNYQKILVGFSGGIDSTVLLHALYQIKNSINPLLQIRAIHIHHGLNIQADKWEAHCASLCQQWDIPFICQHVTVDSAQIGVEAAARTERYQAYRDELLEDEILVTAQHLDDQAETFMLALKRGSGPAGLSAMPESLSFQAKSGKTVLLRPLLSISRHELENYRTEHQLPWVEDDSNQDDRYDRNFLRLNIMPRLSERWPHFANAVSRSALLCAEQEALLDELLQDSLDDIIDYRGGLYIDGLIHCSVAKRNALIRRWIGLHQLAMPPFNQLERIWQEVALARQDAEPICRLGDVEIRRYQGALWVVKRINSLMGKQYQWNYPEAYLLPESLGTLVVMDGEGQIRPPQETEKVTIRFGLQGSLNIVGRHHSRSSKKIWQELGVAPWMRERTPLIYYNETLICAVGCFITPDGFVGEDTVGIAIDWQNSEHWINTNEFSCE, from the coding sequence ATGGCCGAAAAATCAGCAATTATTGTTGAGCACGTTTACAGTAAAATAAAAAACTATCAAAAAATTCTGGTTGGATTCAGTGGTGGCATTGATTCTACCGTACTGTTGCATGCCCTTTATCAAATCAAAAATAGCATAAATCCTTTACTCCAAATCCGCGCAATTCATATTCATCATGGTTTAAATATTCAAGCGGACAAATGGGAAGCTCACTGCGCTTCATTATGCCAACAATGGGATATTCCGTTTATTTGCCAGCATGTAACTGTAGATAGCGCTCAGATTGGTGTTGAAGCGGCTGCAAGAACTGAACGTTATCAGGCATATCGTGATGAGCTACTCGAAGATGAAATTTTGGTGACGGCTCAGCATCTTGATGACCAAGCAGAAACCTTTATGCTGGCACTTAAACGCGGAAGCGGCCCCGCAGGGCTTTCCGCGATGCCGGAATCACTTTCTTTTCAAGCAAAAAGTGGAAAAACAGTTCTATTACGTCCTTTGCTTTCTATTTCTCGCCATGAATTAGAAAACTATCGAACGGAACATCAACTTCCTTGGGTTGAAGATGATAGTAATCAAGATGACCGATATGATCGTAACTTCTTGCGTTTGAATATTATGCCAAGATTATCTGAACGCTGGCCTCATTTTGCGAATGCAGTTTCCCGAAGCGCATTATTATGCGCAGAACAAGAAGCATTACTGGATGAACTGCTACAAGATTCCCTTGATGACATTATTGATTATCGCGGTGGATTATACATCGATGGGCTTATCCATTGTTCAGTAGCCAAGCGTAACGCCTTGATCCGCAGATGGATTGGTCTTCACCAACTTGCTATGCCGCCATTTAATCAATTAGAACGAATTTGGCAGGAAGTGGCACTTGCCCGGCAGGATGCAGAACCTATCTGTCGCTTGGGTGATGTGGAAATTCGCCGTTATCAAGGGGCTCTGTGGGTGGTTAAGCGCATTAATAGCCTGATGGGAAAACAGTATCAGTGGAATTATCCAGAGGCTTATCTCTTACCTGAATCACTGGGAACACTGGTTGTGATGGATGGAGAAGGGCAGATCCGCCCACCACAAGAAACGGAAAAAGTGACAATTCGCTTTGGATTGCAAGGCTCACTAAATATTGTTGGTCGCCATCATTCACGCAGTAGTAAAAAGATTTGGCAAGAATTGGGTGTTGCTCCATGGATGCGAGAAAGAACCCCGCTGATTTACTATAACGAAACACTAATTTGTGCCGTGGGATGTTTTATTACTCCTGATGGATTTGTGGGAGAAGACACTGTTGGGATTGCTATTGATTGGCAAAATTCCGAACATTGGATAAATACCAATGAGTTTTCCTGCGAATAA
- the accA gene encoding acetyl-CoA carboxylase carboxyl transferase subunit alpha, with product MSLDFLDFEQPIAELEAKIDSLTAVSRQDNNLEVNLDEEVARLREKSVELTRKIFSDLGAWQIAKLARHPRRPYSLDYISRIFTDYQELAGDRAYADDKAIIGGLARLDGRPVMVIGHQKGRETKEKIRRNFGMPAPEGYRKALRLMEMAERFNLPIITFIDTPGAYPGVGAEERGQSEAIARNLREMSRLSVPVICTVIGEGGSGGALAIGVGDKVNMLQYSTYSVISPEGCASILWKSADKAPLAADAMGITAPRLKELKLIDSVIPEPLGGAHRNYDEIAESLKAQITQDLNELETLDEEALKNRRYQRLMGYGYC from the coding sequence ATGAGTCTGGACTTTCTTGATTTTGAACAGCCGATTGCTGAATTAGAGGCGAAAATCGATTCCCTAACTGCAGTTAGCCGTCAAGATAACAACTTAGAAGTCAACCTGGATGAAGAGGTTGCTCGTTTACGTGAAAAAAGTGTTGAACTGACACGTAAGATTTTCTCTGATCTGGGGGCTTGGCAAATTGCTAAACTCGCTCGTCACCCTCGTCGTCCATACTCTTTGGATTACATTTCTCGCATTTTTACAGATTACCAAGAATTAGCGGGTGATCGTGCGTATGCCGATGACAAAGCGATTATTGGTGGTTTAGCTCGTTTAGATGGGCGCCCTGTGATGGTTATTGGTCATCAAAAAGGTCGTGAAACGAAAGAGAAAATTCGCCGTAACTTTGGTATGCCAGCACCAGAAGGCTACCGTAAAGCACTGCGTCTGATGGAAATGGCTGAGCGTTTTAACCTGCCAATTATTACGTTTATCGATACACCGGGTGCATATCCGGGTGTTGGTGCAGAAGAGCGCGGTCAATCCGAAGCGATTGCGCGTAACTTACGTGAAATGTCTCGCTTATCCGTTCCGGTGATCTGTACCGTGATCGGTGAAGGCGGTTCAGGTGGTGCGTTAGCGATTGGTGTGGGTGATAAAGTGAATATGCTGCAATACAGCACTTATTCCGTTATCTCACCAGAAGGTTGTGCATCTATTCTGTGGAAAAGTGCTGATAAAGCACCATTAGCGGCTGACGCGATGGGTATTACGGCGCCTCGCTTGAAAGAGCTGAAGCTGATTGATAGCGTGATCCCTGAACCTCTGGGCGGCGCTCATCGTAATTACGATGAAATTGCGGAATCTCTGAAAGCACAAATCACGCAAGACTTGAATGAGTTAGAAACTCTGGATGAAGAAGCATTGAAAAATCGTCGTTATCAACGTCTGATGGGATATGGTTACTGCTAA
- the dnaE gene encoding DNA polymerase III subunit alpha — protein sequence MASPRFIHLRVHSDYSMIDGLAKTAPLVKKVAAMGMPAFAITDFTNLCGLVKFYGAAHGAGIKPIIGADFYMESEQLGDEVAHLTVLARNNEGYQNLTLLISEAYQKGYGAIGPTIHRDWLVKHKEGLLLLSGGRKGDVGQFLLRGNQALVDESLAFYQTHFPDAYYLELIRTGRPDEESYLHAAVELATQRGLPVVATNDVCFIESSDFDAHEIRVAIHDGFTLADPKRPKNYSPQQYLRTEEEMCELFADIPEALENSVEIAKRCNVTIRLGEYFLPKFPTGDMETEDFLVMRSKEGLEERLKFLFPDEKVRAERRPEYDERLEIELNVINQMGFPGYFLIVMEFIQWSKDNGVPVGPGRGSGAGSLVAYALKITDLDPLELDLLFERFLNPERVSMPDFDVDFCMEKRDQVIDHVAQMYGRDAVSQIITFGTMAAKAVIRDVGRVLGHPYGFVDRISKLVPPDPGMTLEKAFEAEPQLPEIYEADEEVKALIDMARKLEGVTRNAGKHAGGVVIAPTKITDFAPLYCDAEGNNPVTQFDKNDVEYAGLVKFDFLGLRTLTIINWALEMINARRAKKNLEPIDIAAIPLQDKKSFDMLQRSETTAVFQLESRGMKDLIKRLQPDCFEDMIALVALFRPGPLQSGMVDNFIDRKHGREEISYPDVNWQHESLKPVLEPTYGIILYQEQVMQIAQVLAGYTLGGADMLRRAMGKKKPEEMAKQRSVFEEGSIKNGVDGELSMKIFDLVEKFAGYGFNKSHSAAYALVSYQTLWLKAHYPAEFMAAVMTADMDNTEKVVGLVDECWRMDLKVLPPDINSGLYHFHVNDEGEIVYGIGAIKGVGEGPIEAIIEARQQGGIFKEIFDLCARVDIKKINRRVMEKLIMAGAFDHLGPHRAALMSSLEDALKAADQHAKAEAIGQGDMFGVLAEAPEQVESSYASVPKWPEQVVLEGERETLGLYLTGHPITRYLSEIERYTNGLRLKDVNPTPRGQVTTVVGLVLSAKVITTKRGNRIGICTLDDRSGRLDIMLFSDALDKYQHMLEKDNILIATGQVSFDDFNGGNKMTVRELMDIGEAREKYARGLAISLSDKQINDQLLNRLRNALEPHRSGTIPVHLYYQKDDARAKLKFGVVWRVTPVDPLLNDLRTLLGSEQVELEFD from the coding sequence AAGGCTATCAAAACCTCACCTTACTCATCTCCGAAGCTTACCAAAAAGGTTATGGCGCAATTGGTCCCACGATTCATCGTGACTGGCTCGTCAAACATAAAGAGGGTTTGCTCCTGCTATCAGGCGGTCGAAAAGGGGATGTGGGGCAGTTTTTACTCCGCGGTAACCAAGCACTAGTGGATGAAAGTTTAGCGTTCTACCAAACCCACTTTCCTGATGCTTACTATCTTGAGCTTATTCGTACTGGGCGACCTGATGAAGAGAGCTACCTACATGCTGCTGTCGAATTAGCAACTCAGCGTGGTCTGCCTGTAGTGGCTACCAACGATGTCTGTTTCATTGAAAGCAGCGATTTTGATGCCCATGAAATTCGTGTCGCTATTCATGATGGATTCACGTTAGCCGATCCGAAGCGTCCAAAAAATTATAGTCCTCAGCAATACTTACGTACTGAAGAAGAGATGTGCGAGCTGTTTGCCGACATCCCTGAAGCATTAGAAAATAGTGTAGAGATTGCTAAGCGCTGTAACGTCACTATTCGTCTTGGTGAATATTTCCTACCGAAATTCCCGACAGGGGATATGGAAACGGAAGACTTTCTGGTTATGCGTTCAAAAGAAGGTCTGGAAGAGCGCCTTAAATTCTTATTCCCAGATGAAAAAGTCCGAGCAGAAAGACGCCCTGAATATGATGAACGTTTAGAAATCGAACTCAACGTTATCAACCAAATGGGATTCCCTGGCTACTTCTTGATCGTAATGGAGTTTATTCAGTGGTCGAAAGATAACGGTGTTCCTGTTGGTCCAGGGCGAGGCTCAGGTGCGGGCTCTTTAGTGGCTTATGCACTAAAAATCACTGACTTAGACCCACTTGAACTTGACCTGCTGTTTGAGCGTTTCTTGAACCCTGAGCGGGTATCAATGCCAGACTTTGACGTTGACTTCTGTATGGAAAAACGTGACCAAGTTATTGATCACGTTGCTCAAATGTATGGGCGAGACGCGGTATCCCAGATTATTACCTTTGGTACGATGGCAGCAAAAGCTGTTATTCGTGACGTGGGACGGGTGCTGGGGCACCCTTATGGTTTCGTTGACCGAATTTCTAAACTCGTTCCCCCTGATCCGGGAATGACCCTTGAAAAAGCCTTTGAAGCAGAACCGCAGCTGCCTGAAATTTATGAAGCAGATGAAGAGGTTAAAGCGCTAATCGATATGGCGCGTAAGCTTGAAGGGGTAACGCGTAACGCCGGTAAGCACGCCGGTGGGGTAGTTATTGCACCAACTAAAATTACGGATTTTGCACCGCTCTATTGCGATGCTGAAGGCAATAACCCCGTTACACAATTCGATAAAAACGATGTCGAATATGCTGGCTTGGTAAAATTCGACTTCCTAGGTCTGCGTACGCTGACCATTATTAACTGGGCATTGGAGATGATCAATGCCCGTCGAGCCAAGAAAAATTTAGAGCCGATTGATATTGCAGCTATTCCTTTACAGGATAAGAAAAGCTTCGACATGTTGCAGCGTTCAGAAACCACGGCGGTATTCCAATTAGAATCCCGAGGAATGAAGGATCTGATTAAACGCCTGCAACCGGACTGTTTTGAAGATATGATCGCTCTGGTGGCGTTATTCCGCCCAGGTCCGCTGCAATCGGGGATGGTAGATAACTTTATCGACCGTAAACATGGTCGTGAAGAGATCTCATATCCTGATGTAAATTGGCAGCACGAATCATTAAAACCTGTTCTAGAGCCAACTTATGGTATTATCCTATACCAAGAACAGGTTATGCAGATTGCTCAGGTTTTAGCCGGTTATACCCTCGGTGGCGCGGATATGTTGCGTCGTGCGATGGGTAAAAAGAAACCTGAAGAAATGGCAAAACAGCGCTCCGTTTTTGAGGAAGGTTCCATCAAAAACGGGGTAGATGGTGAGTTGTCGATGAAAATCTTTGACTTGGTGGAAAAATTCGCCGGTTATGGATTTAACAAATCACACTCCGCTGCCTATGCGCTGGTTTCGTACCAAACATTATGGCTAAAAGCCCACTATCCGGCTGAATTTATGGCTGCAGTAATGACTGCGGATATGGATAACACGGAAAAAGTAGTCGGACTGGTTGATGAATGTTGGCGTATGGACTTGAAAGTATTGCCACCAGATATCAATAGTGGGTTATATCACTTCCATGTGAATGATGAAGGTGAGATAGTTTACGGCATCGGCGCAATTAAAGGCGTTGGAGAAGGCCCAATCGAAGCGATTATTGAAGCTCGCCAACAAGGCGGGATCTTTAAAGAAATTTTCGATCTTTGTGCTCGAGTGGATATTAAAAAGATTAACCGCCGAGTGATGGAAAAGCTGATCATGGCAGGGGCATTCGATCATTTAGGTCCTCACCGAGCGGCGTTGATGTCATCCCTTGAAGACGCATTAAAAGCGGCAGATCAGCATGCGAAAGCAGAAGCTATCGGGCAAGGGGATATGTTTGGGGTGCTTGCAGAAGCCCCTGAGCAGGTTGAAAGTTCTTATGCGAGTGTGCCGAAGTGGCCTGAGCAAGTTGTGCTAGAAGGTGAGCGCGAAACTTTGGGGCTCTATTTGACAGGTCACCCAATAACGCGATACTTAAGTGAGATAGAGCGTTATACAAATGGTTTGAGATTGAAAGATGTGAACCCAACCCCTCGTGGTCAAGTGACAACTGTGGTAGGTTTAGTGCTCTCTGCCAAAGTGATCACAACCAAACGTGGAAACCGAATTGGGATTTGCACACTCGATGATCGTTCCGGTCGTCTGGATATTATGTTATTTTCAGATGCGCTGGATAAATACCAACATATGTTGGAAAAAGACAATATTTTAATTGCCACCGGTCAGGTCAGCTTTGATGATTTCAATGGTGGTAATAAAATGACAGTGCGCGAATTGATGGATATCGGAGAAGCAAGGGAAAAGTATGCGCGCGGCCTTGCAATTTCACTGTCCGATAAACAGATTAACGATCAATTACTGAATCGGCTTCGTAATGCGCTTGAACCTCACCGTTCAGGCACGATACCGGTTCACTTGTATTATCAGAAGGATGATGCCAGAGCTAAGCTTAAGTTTGGCGTTGTTTGGCGTGTAACACCCGTGGATCCCCTTCTGAACGACCTTCGAACTCTGCTGGGTAGTGAGCAGGTAGAATTAGAATTTGACTAA